From a region of the Vidua macroura isolate BioBank_ID:100142 chromosome 3, ASM2450914v1, whole genome shotgun sequence genome:
- the NKX2-2 gene encoding homeobox protein Nkx-2.2, which translates to MSLTNTKTGFSVKDILDLPDTNDEDGSAEGGEEESEAPEPPRKGGVLGQTPLDTVPTLPLKSPFYDNSDNPYTRWLASAEGIQYSLHGLAAGGGGQDPSAKSPEPSADESPDNEKEAVGGGDAGKKRKRRVLFSKAQTYELERRFRQQRYLSAPEREHLASLIRLTPTQVKIWFQNHRYKMKRARAEKGMEVTPLPSPRRVAVPVLVRDGKPCHTLKAQDLAAATFQAGIPFSAYSAQSLQQHMQYNAQYSAAGSPQYPTAHHLVQAQQWTW; encoded by the exons ATGTCTCTGACCAACACAAAGACGGGCTTCTCGGTGAAGGACATTTTGGACCTCCCTGACACCAACGATGAGGACGGCTCGGCGGAGGGCGGCGAGGAGGAGAGCGAAGCGCCCGAGCCGCCCAGGAAAGGGGGAGTTTTGGGACAAACCCCCTTGGACACTGTTCCGACGCTGCCTTTGAAGAGTCCTTTTTATGATAACAGCGATAATCCCTACACGCGCTGGCTAGCGAGCGCCGAGGGCATCCAGTACTCCC TGCACGGGCTggcggccggcggcggcggccagGACCCCTCTGCCAAGTCCCCGGAGCCGTCGGCAGACGAGTCGCCCGACAACGAGAAGGAAGCGGTGGGCGGCGGGGATGCGGgcaagaagaggaagaggagggtgcTCTTTTCCAAGGCGCAGACCTACGAGCTGGAGCGGCGGTTCCGGCAGCAGCGGTACCTGTCGGCCCCGGAGCGGGAGCACCTGGCCAGCCTGATCCGCCTCACCCCCACGCAGGTGAAGATCTGGTTCCAGAACCACCGCTACAAGATGAAGCGGGCGCGGGCCGAGAAAGGTATGGAAGTGACTCCTCTTCCCTCGCCGCGGCGGGTGGCCGTGCCGGTGCTAGTCAGGGACGGCAAGCCCTGCCACACGCTCAAAGCCCAGGACTTGGCAGCCGCGACGTTCCAGGCAGGCATCCCGTTCTCGGCGTACAGCGCGCAGTCCCTGCAACAGCACATGCAGTACAACGCGCAGTACAGCGCGGCCGGCAGCCCCCAGTACCCCACAGCGCACCACTTGGTACAGGCGCAGCAATGGACTTGGTGA
- the NKX2-4 gene encoding homeobox protein Nkx-2.4: protein MSLSPKHTTPFSVTDILSPMEESYKKFGGMDGAGGLGAPLGPYRQASVAPATAVPQHVPAGAAAYHMPHGVSQFPHGAVGGYCNGGLGNVGELPAYPEGMRGGAAAGGGWYGPGGDPRYSSISRFMGPSAGMNVAGMGGLSGIAEGAKAIVPLHAAPRRKRRVLFSQAQVYELERRFKQQKYLSAPEREHLASLIHLTPTQVKIWFQNHRYKMKRQAKDKAAAQQLHPDGGGGLCQQPSPRRVAVPVLVKDGKPCPPPGNGTPGPGPVAPAAPAGAAPAAHPPPGSLGQAADLEELSPSPPAVNGPVAPLAPLDSAGLDYNGGMVSPNLLYGRTW, encoded by the exons atGTCGCTGAGTCCCAAGCACACGACGCCCTTCTCGGTCACCGATATCCTCAGCCCGATGGAGGAGAGCTACAAGAAGTTCGGCGGCATGGACGGGGCGGGCGGGCTGGGCGCGCCCCTCGGGCCGTACCGCCAGGCGTCCGTGGCCCCCGCCACCGCCGTCCCGCAGCACGTTCCCGCGGGCGCGGCCGCCTATCACATGCCCCACGGCGTTTCGCAGTTCCCGCACGGCGCCGTCGGGGGCTACTGCAACGGCGGGCTGGGCAACGTGGGCGAGCTGCCTGCCTACCCCGAGGGGATGCGGGGCGgtgcggcggcgggcggcggctgGTATGGGCCCGGCGGCGACCCCCGCTACTCCAGCA TCTCCAGGTTCATGGGCCCGTCGGCGGGGATGAACGTGGCCGGCATGGGCGGCCTGAGCGGCATCGCCGAGGGAGCCAAGGCCATCGTGCCGCTGCACGCGGCGCCGcggaggaagaggagggtgcTCTTCTCCCAGGCGCAGGTCTACGAGTTGGAGCGGCGCTTCAAGCAGCAGAAGTACCTGTCGGCGCCGGAGCGGGAGCACCTGGCCAGCCTGATCCACCTGACCCCCACGCAGGTGAAGATCTGGTTCCAGAACCACCGCTACAAGATGAAGCGCCAGGCCAAGGACAAGGCGGCCGCCCAGCAGTTGCACCCcgacggcggcggcggcctgtgccagcagccctcGCCGCGCCGCGTGGCCGTGCCGGTGCTGGTGAAGGATGGCAAACCCTGCCCGCCGCCGGGCAACGGCACCCCGGGCCCCGGCCCGGTcgcccccgcggcccccgccgGCGCCGCGCCCGCTGCGCACCCGCCCCCCGGCTCGCTGGGGCAGGCGGCCGACCTAGAGGAGCTGTCACCCAGCCCGCCGGCGGTCAACGGCCCCGTGGCTCCCCTGGCCCCCCTGGACTCGGCTGGCCTCGACTACAACGGCGGCATGGTCAGCCCCAACCTGCTCTACGGCAGGACGTGGTAA